The stretch of DNA GGAATTTTACCAGCACGATTGAGCAACCACATTCTTTCGTCTAGTTTTCGACCTAAATCCATCGCACGATACATTTTTTTTAAATCTTCAATTTCAAGTCCAACACTTTGATATGCTTTCATATCTATTTTCCTCCTTGATCGCTATATATGAATAGATTGTTGGTCAAACTTTAAGCCTAATTCCATTAAGAGTTCTGAAATTGACGGATGGGCATGTGTGGAAAGGCCTAACTCAATTGCCGAGCCATTCATAAATTGAAGTACACTTAATTCATTAATGAGCTCTGTCACGTTTGGACCAATTAATGAGGCACCGAGCAGTGTTCCTGAAGGTGCTTCGAACAATAATTCAGCATAGCCATCAGGTACTGTAGCTGTAGTAATCATTGCTTTACCATTCGCTTTAAAAGGTGCTTTTACAACTTTATAATTCATTCCACGTGCTTTTGCTGTTTCAGAATTGAGACCTATGGATGCAATCTCTGGAGACGTATAAACGCATCTTGGCATAGCATCATAATCTATAGGAAGCGGTGACTGATTAAACATATGTTCAACTGCTGTGACGCCTTCTTTTGCACCGACATGAGCAAGTTGAAGTTGACCAATGACATCACCTGCAGCATAAATATGTGCATCTGCAGTTTGCATGTAGGCATTGGTTTCAATCACTTGTCTATCATTTCTGACCACTTTTGTATTATCTAACCCTAAATCATCAGTTTGAACTTTCCGGCCTATTGCAACAAGCACTTTTTCAGTAGTAAACGAGGTATCCAAATTAAATGAAACCCCATCTGCGTCTTTGTTGATATTTTTTTCTTGTAATTGCGTATTCAGGTGAAATTGAACGCCTATTTCTTCTAACTTTTGTTGAATCATCTGGCTGGTTTGTGCCGTTTCTGTCGGTAAAATGCGTTCACCTGATTCGATGATATGAACTTCAACACCGACTGTACTGAAAAAAGATGCAAATTCTAAGCCAATGACGCCGCCACCAATAATCGTGATGGATTGCGGCAATGCATCTAACTGCATTAAGTCATCTGAACTCAAAATTTGTTGATGATCAAAAGGTAAAAAAGGAAGTGGCATTGGTTTGGACCCGGTTGCAATTAACACATAGTCATTTGGGAGTAGTTCAGAAGTACCATCCTCATACTCAACAGAAACCGTACCACTTTGTGGTGTGAATATGGAAGCCCCCATTAAACGTCCCACACCTTCAAAAACGTCAATTTTATGACGCTTCATTAAGCTTTTAACCCCTTGATACATGGCATTAACAATATTATTTTTACGTGTCATGACGTCTTGGAAATGAAGAACAGGATTTTCAGAAGTGACGCCATATTTTTCTGCATTTTTAATCAGTTGAAATACTTCGGCTGATTTAAGAAACGTTTTAGTTGGAATACAGCCTTGATGAAGACAAGTTCCACCTAATTTTGATTTTTCAACAATTGCTACGGATTTACCAAGTTGACTTGCACGAATGGCGGCAGAGTATCCCGCAATTCCCCCGCCAAGAATAACGATATCATATTTTTCTTTTGTCATATTCAATCTCCTACTGATAAGTCTGAATTTTGATTTCTTGTTTTAAAGCGGACTGTGCGCATTCAGCTAATGTGTCCATTTCGTGTTCTCCAGGGAAAACAGTTATAGGTGCAATCCAATCAATATACTTTGCAATGGCGTCCACAAGCATCGTACTGTGGCTCATTCCCCCTGTAAAAATGATTTGATCGACTTGTCCCTTCAATACAGCAGCACGTTCACCAATCGCCTTTGCAATTTGAACAATCATGGCATCAATAATGATTTTAACTTCTGGTTCATCATAGCGCGTCATCAATTGTTTTAAATCAGTTGTGTTAAAATACGCTTTTAGTCCTGAATGACGACTTAATTTGTATTTAACGTCTTCAACAGACAGTTGGTGTGTTTCCATATAAGAAATTAACAAGTCATTAGGTAGGCTGCCAGCACGATCTGTTGCCATAGGGCCTTCGCCGTAAAGTGCTTCATTGACATCAATGACTCGTCCTTGTTCATGTGCACCAATGCTTATTCCTCCACCCATATGAATCACGATAACATTAAGAGATTCATAAGATTGATTCGTTTTTTTAGCGTATTGGCGTGCCACGGCTTTTTGATTGAGTGCATGGAAAATACTTCGACGTTTAATTTCAGGAATTCCCGTATAACGCACTTCATCTATCAATTCATCGACAACGACTGGATCCGTCGTAAAAACCGGAATATGATATTTTTGTCCGAGTTGATAACCTATCATTGCACTCAAATTAGAGGCATGTGTTCCATATTTGAACTGTTTTAAGTCATCATACATTCTCGTATTTACAACATATGTACCGCCGATTAGAGGTTTCAATATCCCTCCGCGACAAGCTACGGCATCAATTTGATTGAGTTGATACCCACTATTTTCAATCGCAGCTTCAATTATTTCTTGACGTAAGCCTTCTTGTTCTGTCATAGCTCTATTCAATACTGATTTGGTATGACTTATATTTTGACTCACTTTACATTGATTATCTTCATAAATGGCATATTTACTAGAGGTACTCCCTAAATTCAATACAAGTACGCTGACCATTTCATCCCTTCTTTCAAAAACAAATTAAAACATGGATATGTACTATTTTTATATCATTCAACACGCTTTTAATTTTAATGCAATTAAGATGGAATTGATTTTGTTTTCGATGCGATCTGCTCTAGATGTTAAAACAATTGGAAATTGCGCGCCTAAAATGAGACTTGCGACCTTAGCTTGGCCAAAGTATGTCAATGATTTATAGAGCACATTTCCAACATCAATACTAGGCACAATGAGTACATCTGCTTGTCCTGCGACGACTGACTGAATCCCTTTTTGAATGGCACTTTGCTGATCAATCGCATTATCCAATGCAAATGGACCATCTATGTAGACATTTTCGTCTATTGGATGTGTCTTGAAATGTTGTACCACTTGTGCAGCTTTCACAGTAGAGGGTATTTTTTGATTGACCTTTTCTACAGATGACAGTAAGGCAACATACAGTTGATTGTACTGTAGTCGTTTTGAAAAATGAACGATATTTTGAATCATCGCTTTGGTATCATTTTCTGTTGGTTCGATATTTAATGCAACATCTGAAATCATCAGCAGTTTATGATAGGACGGAATTTCAAAAAGTGCGATATGATTTAAGAAAGTTTTCTTGTCATGAGCATGTCGCTTTAACACAACTGATAAAATTTGAGCGGATGTGATTTGCCCTTTCATTAAGATGTCTGCCTGATTATCCTTTAAATCATCTAAACAACGTTCGAGTGCGGCTTCTTCTGTTTCGAAGGTATTCACTTGTATTCGCGTTAACAATTCTGGTGCTAAGTTAAAAGTGCGAATCAATACAGTGATATCTTGATGATTATACAATTTGAAGTTCGCGTTGGTTCGCTTTAAGACTTCAACCATTACACTGATGAGTGATTCAGTTGTCGCATTCACCAATGCAATGGTACCATCCAATGATTCAACTCCTTGAAACAATGCTTTAAATTGCAATGGTCATCATCCTTTATGCTTTTGATTTTGTTCGATCATTTCTTTCGCATTTTGTTTCGCTAATTCTGTGACAGTTGCGCCAGAAATCATACGTGCAATTTCATTAATGCGTGCATCACCGCTCAACTCCTGCACGACTGTCGTTGTGCGATCGTCTTTCTCATGTTTCGAAATATACAAATGATGATCGCTCATCGATGCCACTTGAGGTAAATGTGAAATACAAATGACTTGAATGACAGAGGCAATCTCTTGCATTTTTTCAGCCATTTTTTGAGCGGCTTGACCGGATACACCAGAGTCCACCTCATCAAATAGTATAGCGGTTTGCCCTCTTGCACGCACAAATATGCTTTTTAAAGCCAACATAATTCGGGATAATTCCCCACCACTTGCAATTTTATTCAAGCTCTTTAAAGGCTCCCCTTTATTTGGGCTAATAAGGAACTCAATGCTTTCAAGCCCCTCTTTTTGAGGTGTATCGTATGGTCTAAATGCAATTTCTAAGTTTGCATCTTTCATTTGTAGATTTTGTATTTCATGAACAATGCAATCGCGTAACTGTCTTGCCACAATTCTACGCGCTTTTGATAAATTTTTCCCGTTCTTTTCAACTTGTTGCGATAATTGTTGAATTTCTTCTCGTAATTGTGAAGTGCTCTCTTCATAATTTTCGATTTTGTTTATTTCATCTGCTATTTTTTCTTGGTAAATCATAAGCTCAGCAATGTCTTTACCATATTTACGTTTTAGATTATTGAGCAAGTTCATGCGAGACTCGAGCGTATTTAAGTATTGTTCATCGAATTCAGTTTGATTAATTTCTTCATAGATTTGATGTTTTGCATCTTCTAAAGTGTAATAAAACTGATCGACCTCTTCTTTTAATTTTTGGAACGTGTTGGGTAAAATTTGATCGATTGTTTGTAGTTCATTACTCAAGGTGTAGAGACGATCTGTAATCGCATGCTCATCGGTTAATGTGACATATGCCGCATTAAGCGCCAAGCTTAAATTTTCGGAATTTTGAATTCTTTTTATCTCAACTTCTAATTGTTCAATCTCGCCTTCTTTTAATTGTGCTTCTTTCAATTCATCATATTGAAATTTCATCAAATCTAAACGTTGTAATAATGCTTGATCTTCTGATTCTAGCGCTTCAAGTGTTTTGATTTTATCTTGATATTGTTGATAGGCATGTGCATAATTTTCAAGTTCTTGCGCATATTGTCCATCTGCATAACGGTCAAGTAATGTGACATGATATTTTTGTTTGAGTAATGTTTGTGTCTCATGTTGACCATGAATGTCCAATAATGCTTGCATGACTTTCCTCAAATCTTGCAGCGTTACGGTTTGATTATTGATACGACAAATACTTTTACCTGAACTGAAAATCTCTCTTTTAACAATTAAGAAGTCTTCATTAATATCGATTCCTAATGTTTTGAGTTCAAGGATGGCTTCTTTTGCGTCATCAATATCAAATATACCTTCAATGATTGCTTTTTTCTCACCATGACGGACAAATTCTGAAGATGCACGCATACCAATCAGTTGTCCTATTGCGTCAATAATAATTGATTTTCCTGCACCTGTTTCACCACTGAGCACCGTAAGACCTTCCGAAAATTGGATATCTAATGTATCAATGATTGCAAATTGTTTAATAGAGAGGCTTTCTAACATCTAACATCCATCCTTATAACATATTGAAAATTCTTTCCTTAATTTCGTCAGCTGAAGGATTATCTCTACAAATAATCAAACAAGTATCATCACCACAAATCGTACCTAATACTTCCTCCCAATCGATTTGATCCAGTATTGCGCCAATAGATTGCGCATTTCCCGGCAATGTTTTAAGAACGAGTAGGTTATTGGCGCTATCAATTTTAACAAACGAATCCATCAGATAACGGCCTAGTTTTTCAAGTGGATGATATCTACGGTCATTAGGTAGACTGTAAATATACTGCCCACTCGGAGCTGGCACTTTGATTAATTGTAACTCTTTAATGTCTCGCGATACAGTGGCTTGGGTCACATTCATATCGTAGTCATTCAATCTTTTAACCAACTCATCTTGTGTTTCGATTTGTTCATTTGAAATGATTTCTCTGATTTTTATATGTCTCACAGATTTTTTAGGCATAATTGACACCTCATAACGAATATTTATACATTAATTCTACCATATTCTTATGCTATTTACTCACATAAGCTATCATCGATGAAAGGCATCACTGATTAATGCGCGCGTCACATACAAACACTACATTTAATTTGTAAATCTACGTATTATATCAAGTTGAATTGAGCGTAATCCATCACATAGATACCGATCGCAATCGCTTTTTGTTAGTCTGCTTATCCATGTTATCACACATGAAAATAACGCAGTATTTATCGCTAGTTCAGCTATCAAAAAATGATTCCTTTCAGACGAAGCGATTAAATCGTCTTCAAAATGGTTGTTTTGCAAATTATAGGTAAAAACTAAATGACTTAATTAGGAGCGAGAAAAATGGAAAACTTAAAAAACGTACAACAAAACTGACTAAGGGATTAGCAGTACTAGCAATAGCAAGTGACCTTACAATGAGCATAGGATTTACTGACGATCATGCAAATGTTGTCGATCATCATACAATATCATCAAAAGATAACAATACAAACAAAACAGAAGTTTTACCAAAGTACAGAAAAGATAAAAATAGCAACGATATTTCTTTAATATACTTTGAAAATGACGGGAATTTAGGTGTACACGCATAAAGCGCTGTACAAACTAGAGGAGTAGGAAAATGCTTATCTGGCATAGTAGTTGGTGCTGTAACAGGAAGTGTTACTTTAGGTCTTGCTGGCGTGGGAGTTGGTACTGTTTGCGGCGCTGTTGGTGGTGGACGAACTAGAGGAGCAACTTTCTGCTAATAACACAGGCGTGATACGATGAAAAAATTTTCAATGTGCGGCTATGTCTATTATTATTTTTAGTCATAACATCATGGACAATCATAAGTATAAAATTTGGTAATATGAGCACTACACAAGTGTTAATGGCTAATTCATTTGTATACATTGCTTATATATTATATTTAGTAAAATTCATCCAATATCATCAGCACAAAACCAGCTAAACATTTATTCCAGTTCCTCTATTTGACGACGATTCTGCAGAAATAAATTTTAATCATTTCAAGGTGATATGTGAGTGAATATCAAAAACGTATTAAGCAACAAAAACTTACCACTTCGTACGATATTTCATCACCAACCGATGTTGACAAAGAGCCAAAAAACACGAGTGCATAGGCTACTCGTGTTTTTTATCTTGCTTTAAAAACTGTTGGACTGTTTGAACTAATGGTGCGTGTGTTAAACCGAGGTCTTCTAAGATTTGGTTAACATCTCCATGTTCTATATATTCATCATCGATACCAAGACGCTTGATACGGTTGGTATACCCATGGTCTGTCATAAAGTTTGCAATTTGACTACCTAATCCGCCATTGAGCATGCTTTCTTCAACCGTTACGATTGGAATGTTACTTTTACCGATGTCGTTCAGCAACTCTGTATCCATTGGTTTAATATAACGGGCATTGACGACGCGTGCTTGAATATCGAATTGCGATAGTGTTTCTGCTACTTCTAACAGCGTGACTAATGTTGGACCGTAACTGATTAATACGATATCGTCACCAGATGTCATATTTTCCCACTGACCAATAGGGATATGCTTACGATGATCTGAGATTTCAACACCTAATCCATTCCCACGAGGGTAACGAATCGCAATAGGTCCTTGTTCATAATGCATTGCCGTGTAAATCAGGTCTTTTGCTTCATTTTCATCTTTAGGCATCATTACAATCATATTAGGAAATTGCGTTAAGAATCCTACATCGAATACACCTTGATGCGTCTCACCATCGGCACCGACCAGCCCGGATCGATCTACACCAAAAATAACATTTAATTTTTGTCGGTCAACATCGTGTAAAACTTGATCGTAGGCGCGCTGTAAAAATGTAGAGTAGATGGCAACATAAGGTTTCATCCCTTCAACCGCTAATCCTGCAGCCATCGTTACCGCATGTTGTTCTGCGATACCTACGTCAAAAAATTGTTCAGGCAACTCTGATTGGAATTTCGTCAGTTTTGATCCGACAGGCATTGCAGGTGTAATAGCAACCACACGGCGATCTTGTCGTGCATATCCGAGTATTTCATCACTCATCAATTGACTCCAAGAAGGCCCCTGAGGTTGTCCTTTAATTTGTTCACCAGTTTCCAATTTATAAGGTCCTAGCCCGTGCCAAGTCCCAATCTTATCATTTTCAGCAGGATGATAGCCTTTCCCTTTTTTTGTAACAACATGAATCAATACCGGCTTGTTGATTGAATCCGCTGCAGTTAAAGCGTTTTCTAGTTCCTCAAAGTTATGACCATCAACAGGACCAATATAACGAATACCAAGCTCTTCAAAAAAAGCGCCATCCACTAATAAGTACTTTAAACTATCTTTAATGCGGTCTGCTGATTCACGTAATCGGCTTCCCCCTGGTAATCGACTGAGCATCGCCTCTGCATCAAATTTAAGGCGGTTGTATCCCTGGTTCATACGAATACGCCCGAGCATGTTATGCATCGCCCCTACATTAGGCGCGATACTCATTTCGTTGTCGTTTAACACAATCGTCATGTTTGTTCGATCGTGTCCGATATTGTTCAACGCTTCAAGCGCCATTCCTCCAGTTAGTGCACCGTCACCGATGACTGGCACAATGTGATGATGTTTGCCTAATATATCTCGTGCTTTTGCCATGCCCATCGCAGCAGATAAGGAGGTTGAACTATGTCCAGCTTCCCACACATCATGCTCAGATTCTCTTAATTTTGGAAATCCACATAACCCTTTATACTGTCTTAACGT from Staphylococcus lutrae encodes:
- the recN gene encoding DNA repair protein RecN, which codes for MLESLSIKQFAIIDTLDIQFSEGLTVLSGETGAGKSIIIDAIGQLIGMRASSEFVRHGEKKAIIEGIFDIDDAKEAILELKTLGIDINEDFLIVKREIFSSGKSICRINNQTVTLQDLRKVMQALLDIHGQHETQTLLKQKYHVTLLDRYADGQYAQELENYAHAYQQYQDKIKTLEALESEDQALLQRLDLMKFQYDELKEAQLKEGEIEQLEVEIKRIQNSENLSLALNAAYVTLTDEHAITDRLYTLSNELQTIDQILPNTFQKLKEEVDQFYYTLEDAKHQIYEEINQTEFDEQYLNTLESRMNLLNNLKRKYGKDIAELMIYQEKIADEINKIENYEESTSQLREEIQQLSQQVEKNGKNLSKARRIVARQLRDCIVHEIQNLQMKDANLEIAFRPYDTPQKEGLESIEFLISPNKGEPLKSLNKIASGGELSRIMLALKSIFVRARGQTAILFDEVDSGVSGQAAQKMAEKMQEIASVIQVICISHLPQVASMSDHHLYISKHEKDDRTTTVVQELSGDARINEIARMISGATVTELAKQNAKEMIEQNQKHKG
- the buk gene encoding butyrate kinase — its product is MVSVLVLNLGSTSSKYAIYEDNQCKVSQNISHTKSVLNRAMTEQEGLRQEIIEAAIENSGYQLNQIDAVACRGGILKPLIGGTYVVNTRMYDDLKQFKYGTHASNLSAMIGYQLGQKYHIPVFTTDPVVVDELIDEVRYTGIPEIKRRSIFHALNQKAVARQYAKKTNQSYESLNVIVIHMGGGISIGAHEQGRVIDVNEALYGEGPMATDRAGSLPNDLLISYMETHQLSVEDVKYKLSRHSGLKAYFNTTDLKQLMTRYDEPEVKIIIDAMIVQIAKAIGERAAVLKGQVDQIIFTGGMSHSTMLVDAIAKYIDWIAPITVFPGEHEMDTLAECAQSALKQEIKIQTYQ
- the dxs gene encoding 1-deoxy-D-xylulose-5-phosphate synthase, giving the protein MDVRNIQNPSFLKSLSVKELEALSHDMRQFLIQTCAVTGGHIGANLGVVELTIALHKHFNSPEDKIIWDVGHQSYTHKILTGRGHQFDTLRQYKGLCGFPKLRESEHDVWEAGHSSTSLSAAMGMAKARDILGKHHHIVPVIGDGALTGGMALEALNNIGHDRTNMTIVLNDNEMSIAPNVGAMHNMLGRIRMNQGYNRLKFDAEAMLSRLPGGSRLRESADRIKDSLKYLLVDGAFFEELGIRYIGPVDGHNFEELENALTAADSINKPVLIHVVTKKGKGYHPAENDKIGTWHGLGPYKLETGEQIKGQPQGPSWSQLMSDEILGYARQDRRVVAITPAMPVGSKLTKFQSELPEQFFDVGIAEQHAVTMAAGLAVEGMKPYVAIYSTFLQRAYDQVLHDVDRQKLNVIFGVDRSGLVGADGETHQGVFDVGFLTQFPNMIVMMPKDENEAKDLIYTAMHYEQGPIAIRYPRGNGLGVEISDHRKHIPIGQWENMTSGDDIVLISYGPTLVTLLEVAETLSQFDIQARVVNARYIKPMDTELLNDIGKSNIPIVTVEESMLNGGLGSQIANFMTDHGYTNRIKRLGIDDEYIEHGDVNQILEDLGLTHAPLVQTVQQFLKQDKKHE
- the ahrC gene encoding transcriptional regulator AhrC/ArgR, producing the protein MPKKSVRHIKIREIISNEQIETQDELVKRLNDYDMNVTQATVSRDIKELQLIKVPAPSGQYIYSLPNDRRYHPLEKLGRYLMDSFVKIDSANNLLVLKTLPGNAQSIGAILDQIDWEEVLGTICGDDTCLIICRDNPSADEIKERIFNML
- a CDS encoding phosphate acyltransferase, which codes for MQFKALFQGVESLDGTIALVNATTESLISVMVEVLKRTNANFKLYNHQDITVLIRTFNLAPELLTRIQVNTFETEEAALERCLDDLKDNQADILMKGQITSAQILSVVLKRHAHDKKTFLNHIALFEIPSYHKLLMISDVALNIEPTENDTKAMIQNIVHFSKRLQYNQLYVALLSSVEKVNQKIPSTVKAAQVVQHFKTHPIDENVYIDGPFALDNAIDQQSAIQKGIQSVVAGQADVLIVPSIDVGNVLYKSLTYFGQAKVASLILGAQFPIVLTSRADRIENKINSILIALKLKAC
- the lpdA gene encoding dihydrolipoyl dehydrogenase, with translation MTKEKYDIVILGGGIAGYSAAIRASQLGKSVAIVEKSKLGGTCLHQGCIPTKTFLKSAEVFQLIKNAEKYGVTSENPVLHFQDVMTRKNNIVNAMYQGVKSLMKRHKIDVFEGVGRLMGASIFTPQSGTVSVEYEDGTSELLPNDYVLIATGSKPMPLPFLPFDHQQILSSDDLMQLDALPQSITIIGGGVIGLEFASFFSTVGVEVHIIESGERILPTETAQTSQMIQQKLEEIGVQFHLNTQLQEKNINKDADGVSFNLDTSFTTEKVLVAIGRKVQTDDLGLDNTKVVRNDRQVIETNAYMQTADAHIYAAGDVIGQLQLAHVGAKEGVTAVEHMFNQSPLPIDYDAMPRCVYTSPEIASIGLNSETAKARGMNYKVVKAPFKANGKAMITTATVPDGYAELLFEAPSGTLLGASLIGPNVTELINELSVLQFMNGSAIELGLSTHAHPSISELLMELGLKFDQQSIHI